The following proteins are co-located in the Neodiprion virginianus isolate iyNeoVirg1 chromosome 6, iyNeoVirg1.1, whole genome shotgun sequence genome:
- the LOC124307920 gene encoding uncharacterized protein LOC124307920 — MRNALIPVLGVLVLCHVFEFVQPYYVPYDSPPQIIWEVPTEDVIVKRLQESSSGRFMLRVWPSSPPSRPSTKRYLPYHPVARFRGVSPPDTRSGFSVPRRLPYQNKQSISRPPMTAAELLSLLTKERFLVPRNRALRFGMSR; from the exons ATGCGGAACGCCCTGATACCCGTCCTCGGAGTCCTCGTCCTTTGCCACGTCTTTGAATTCGTCCAACCGTACTACGTACCTTACG ACTCACCGCCGCAAATCATTTGGGAAGTTCCAACGGAGGATGTGATTGTGAAACGGTTACAGGAGTCGTCGAGTGGCCGATTTATGCTTCGCGTGTGGCCGAGTTCTCCTCCGTCTAGGCCTTCGACTAAACGTTACTTGCCCTATCATCCGGTGGCACGATTCCGAGGAGTCAGCCCTCCGGATACCCGTTCAGGATTTTCGGTACCGCGAAGGCTTCCTTATCAAAACAAACAAA GTATTTCCAGGCCTCCTATGACCGCTGCTGAGCTTTTATCCCTCCTGACGAAGGAGCGTTTCCTTGTGCCCAGGAACCGCGCTCTACGCTTTGGCATGTCACGATAA
- the LOC124307917 gene encoding acetylcholine receptor subunit beta-like 2 isoform X2 — protein MKERLLLALLFSLSVTSGKSVVKTFEANPDTKRLYDDLLSNYNRLIRPVINNTETLTVWLGLKLSQLIEMNLKNQVMTTNVWVEQKWFDYKLRWDPDEYGGVEMLYVPSENIWLPDIVLYNNADGNYEVTLMTKATLKYTGEVFWKPPAIYKSSCEINVEYFPFDEQSCIMKFGSWTYNGVQVDLKHMEQISGSNLVHVGIDLSEFYLSVEWDILEVPAARNEEYYPCCTEPYSDITFNITMRRKTLFYTVNLIIPCVGITFLTVLVFYLPSDSGEKVALCASILLSLTVFFLLLAEIIPPTSLAVPLLGKYLLFTMILVTLSIWVTVCVLNVHFRSPSTHNMSPWVQRVFLNWMPRVLMMRRTPYSTPEYDDTYIDNGYTNEIDCSNRQREHDAAALISRRHIRPPGSPIHRAAHKGR, from the exons ATGAAAGAACGTCTGCTTCTTGCGCTGCTCTTTTCCCTGAGCGTAACAAGCG GAAAATCCGTGGTGAAGACTTTCGAAGCTAATCCTGATACCAAACGGCTCTACGATGACTTGTTGTCTAATTACAACCGACTCATTCGGCCAGTTATTAATAACACTGAAACTCTCACCGTGTGGCTGGGATTGAAGTTGTCACAGCTTATAGAAATG aatcTGAAGAACCAAGTGATGACTACCAACGTATGGGTCGAACAG AAATGGTTCGACTACAAGCTGCGGTGGGATCCGGACGAATACGGTGGAGTAGAAATGCTTTACGTACCTTCAGAAAATATCTGGCTACCTGACATCGTTCTTTACAACAA TGCAGACGGAAATTATGAAGTGACGTTGATGACAAAGGCGACCCTGAAGTACACCGGTGAAGTATTTTGGAAGCCACCAGCCATATATAAGTCTTCCTGCGAGATAAACGTTGAGTATTTTCCCTTTGACGAACAGTCATGCATCATGAAATTCGGTTCATGGACCTACAACGGTGTGCAG GTGGATTTGAAGCACATGGAACAAATTTCTGGCAGCAACTTGGTGCACGTTGGTATCGACCTATCCGAGTTTTACCTTTCGGTTGAATGGGACATTCTCGAGGTACCGGCAGCTCGCAACGAAGAGTATTACCCTTGTTGTACCGAGCCCTACTCTG ATATCACCTTCAACATCACCATGAGGAGGAAAACCCTTTTCTATACTGTAAATCTGATAATTCCGTGCGTGGGGATCACGTTCCTGACCGTTCTCGTATTCTACCTGCCAAGTGACTCCGGGGAAAAG GTCGCCCTCTGCGCCTCGATCCTTCTATCACTGACGGTGTTCTTTCTACTTCTCGCCGAAATCATACCACCGACATCACTGGCCGTACCCTTGCTCGGGAAGTACTTGCTCTTCACCATGATACTCGTCACATTGTCAATCTGGGTCACCGTCTGCGTCCTCAACGTTCACTTTAG GTCACCGTCGACCCACAACATGTCGCCCTGGGTTCAGCGAGTTTTTCTCAACTGGATGCCCCGCGTCCTCATGATGCGTCGGACCCCCTATTCCACCCCGGAGTACGACGACACCTACATCGACAACGGATACACCAACGAAATTGACTGCAG
- the LOC124307915 gene encoding conserved oligomeric Golgi complex subunit 1 isoform X2, which translates to MKQTSECVIARICNMEETCHKLQQKYLIGFKMDPPEQMLESNKSNEAYDSIVMQIKILMDIPEQIWSAVDTENFLLATQLFLFAQHINYSLRIEVGNSDLATKYPIILKQWGVISHFRNVILTGCNKVLQSLELPVESAANCLASLVLLDGMASTELLKKLITLRSQAVEAVIKDESHLSVRNRISLSVKMLTHVIDLLYSCFVETNGKEQGLVLQCVEEVAGSNAPTTLSLLKVDRDLTDKFLSPFAKSHKPSTRGEIEPIPEAELKNNLTNWLSWVEGFVKREVSKLLDLVTSVKGIHNIREEVLALEVPGNWEIMCKKLSLEKTVNFWGDYFQLLLTERVKGIVSIKWDETLFNLKTDLFDTLNKVAHDKCEYPEHDLRWYIWKDSPSDIPQKLNRNGADNERLLLMKTRGFSPNLAKLCESFDRNLFNLLQDLHLYLYQSQKSTTTTTDLLAVKISSTLNKFVDREIVQEQLQVISTQKVNELSQFIRDECLVEDAKVGKREVNAILTARFFQALTILCPSLNKCFTLSKVSGIVIPNTKWQSICDTLRDDSLAAWTVWAKIFKRKIHDHKEGIMPRSLNVLKMQTMICDWEKVTIEEEAEEGKRMKSEILVPYQPSISVQKFLAAVSKDLNSIIPHTLPKKILHEIVDTVVTELFEYYAELSKNDDLKQKQALQTLLDTKYVTLLMIPRENKKFVDKSSQICDDIQSKIDPFDLDVFYPFIHANVKKSAQRTQLIFGNLVPHSEQLLSVLGARMNPVAGDGAKGATEAPGVLAVCSGAPWFPPLTVTAPARTVPIVSITSLQDKSMRKKTPTKTHARTDSAGASIKSGAAAFFGAMGSDWFGTG; encoded by the exons TTAAAATGGATCCACCGGAACAGATGTTGGAAAG CAATAAGTCAAACGAAGCTTACGACTCGATAGTAATGCAAATCAAAATTCTGATGGACATACCGGAGCAAATATGGTCGGCGGTAGATACGGAGAATTTTCTACTGGCCACGCAACTGTTTCTGTTCGCTCAGCACATCAATTACAGTCTAAGGATTGAAGTTGGCAATTCGGACCTGGCTACCAAGTATCCGATAATTCTCAAACAGTGGGGCGTCATAAGTCACTTtagaaatgtaattttaacTGGGTGTAATAAAGTTCTGCAGTCGCTTGAACTCCCAGTTGAG TCAGCAGCCAATTGTTTAGCTTCACTGGTTCTTTTGGATGGCATGGCATCTACAGAGTtgttgaagaaattgattACTCTTCGAAGCCAAGCCGTCGAGGCCGTAATAAAAGACGAGAGCCATCTTAGCGTGAGGAATCGAATTAGCTTGAGCGTTAAGATGCTGACACACGTGATCGATCTGCTTTATTCCTGTTTTGTgg AGACGAACGGCAAGGAACAGGGCCTTGTGTTGCAATGTGTAGAGGAAGTAGCTGGTTCAAACGCGCCAACAACTTTGTCCCTGCTAAAGGTAGACAGGGATTTGACAGATAAATTCTTGTCACCATTCGCAAAGAGCCACAAACCGTCAACTCGGGGCGAAATTGAACCAATTCCGGAAGCggagttaaaaaataatttgacaaactGGCTCAGCTGGGTGGAGGGTTTTGTAAAACGTGAGGTCTCAAAACTGCTTGATCTAGTGACGTCGGTCAAAGGGATACACAATATCAGAGAAGAGGTTCTCGCCCTGGAAGTTCCTGGGAATTGGGAAATCATGTGCAAGAAATTATCTTTGGAAAAGACGGTAAATTTCTGGGGGGATTACTTTCAGCTGTTGCTGACCGAGCGTGTAAAGGGAATCGTGAGCATCAAGTGGGACGAAACTCTGTTCAATTTGAAGACCGACCTCTTCGACACCCTGAACAAGGTGGCCCACGATAAATGCGAGTATCCCGAGCACGATCTGAGGTGGTACATTTGGAAAGATTCCCCATCAGACATACCGCAAAAATTGAACAGGAACGGGGCCGACAACGAGCGGCTTTTGCTGATGAAGACGCGGGGCTTTTCTCCGAATTTGGCTAAACTTTGCGAGAGTTTTGACAGAAATTTGTTCAACCTGCTGCAAGATCTTCACCTTTATCTTTACCAAAGTCAAAAgtcgacaacgacgacgaccgATCTCCTGGCTGTTAAAATCTCGAGCACTCTGAATAAGTTCGTAGACCGCGAAATCGTGCAGGAACAACTCCAAGTAATAAGCACGCAGAAGGTAAACGAATTGTCACAGTTTATCAGGGATGAATGCCTCGTCGAAGATGCGAAGGTGGGAAAGCGGGAGGTGAACGCGATTCTGACTGCGAGGTTTTTCCAAGCACTGACTATACTCTGCCCGAGTTTGAACAAGTGTTTCACTCTTTCGAAAGTCTCGGGTATCGTTATACCGAACACGAAGTGGCAGTCGATTTGCGATACTTTGAGGGACGACAGCCTCGCCGCTTGGACAGTTTGGGCCAAGATTTTCAAACGGAAAATTCACGATCATAAGGAAGGAATTATGCCAAGGTCTCTCAACGTTTTGAAAATGCAAACAATGATTTGCGACTGGGAGAAAGTCACGATCGAGGAGGAGGCCGAGGAAGGGAAAAGAATGAAGTCTGAAATTTTGGTACCCTACCAACCTTCCATATCCGTGCAGAAGTTCCTGGCCGCTGTTAGCAAAGACTTGAATTCGATAATTCCTCACACGTTGCCAAA GAAAATACTACACGAAATAGTGGACACGGTAGTGAcggaattgtttgaatattacGCGGAGTTATCGAAGAATGACGACTTGAAGCAGAAACAAGCCCTGCAAACGTTGCTGGACACGAAATACGTCACACTGTTAATGATTCCtcgagagaataaaaaatttgtagacAAGTCGTCTCAAATATGCGACGACATTCAGTCGAAGATCGATCCCTTCGATTTGGACGTATTTTATCCGTTCATACACGCGAACGTAAAGAAGAGCGCTCAGAGGACGCAG TTGATATTCGGAAACCTGGTGCCTCACTCGGAGCAGCTGCTCTCCGTTCTCGGAGCCCGGATGAACCCTGTAGCTGGTGACGGCGCAAAAGGTGCAACAGAAGCTCCAGGAGTCCTGGCCGTTTGTTCCGGAGCTCCGTGGTTTCCTCCTCTGACGGTGACAGCGCCGGCGAGAACGGTGCCAATAGTCTCGATAACCTCGCTGCAGGACAAGTCGATG CGGAAGAAAACGCCGACCAAGACTCATGCAAGGACCGATTCTGCCGGAGCCAGTATCAAGTCAGGCGCTGCCGCCTTCTTCGGAGCCATGGGTTCCGATTGGTTCGGTACCggatag